One Stigmatella aurantiaca genomic region harbors:
- the dnaE gene encoding DNA polymerase III subunit alpha, whose translation MSFTHLHLHTLYSLLDGAIRMKDLIKTVKEKGMSSVAVTDHGNMFATIDFYKKAKDAGIKPIIGMEAYVAGTKGREDRSEKVAHHLILVAQNAEGYANLRYLSSTAYMDGFYYHPRIDKKVLAQHSKGLFALTACLGGEVTSACFRGDMDHARRAATEYKDIFEPGHFFLEVQSNGIPEQDKANENLKQLSRDLDIPLCATADAHYIKREDARAHELLMCIASGKTLADGKRLRHSTDKLYVTSPQEMLEFFKDIPEAVHNTQVIADQCNLELKLGKPMLPTFKVPDSHTPDSYMAELAFEGLHERFKELHHAGAKFDPDMYRARLNLELGVIQKMGFSGYFLIVQDFINWAKKANIPVGPGRGSGAGSLVAYALRITDLDPLPYNLLFERFLNPERVSMPDFDIDFCQDRRDEVIKYVSHKYGEMNVGQIITFGSLKAKSVLRDVCRVFGLPFSEGDRIAKLVPEVLGITLKDAIEQEPRLKEMMEKPSNVGEVDGKPVTTKDVLEIALALEGLHRQPGMHAAGVVIADKPLWEFVPVYQPPGEKTLITQFAKDEVEAAGLVKFDFLGLKTLTVIQNALDLINRNPPNGKVLERQDIPLHDEKMWKLMAAGDTAGVFQMESSGFTEMVMKLRPSCFEDVIAAGALYRPGPLDSGMVDVFINRKHGREPVTYPHPALEPVLKDTYGVIVYQEQVMQISQVLGGYTLGRADLLRRAMGKKKAEVMQAERAGFLEGCKKNNVDLKVAGEIFDLMEKFAEYGFNKSHSAAYGLITIHTAWLKAHYPVEFMAALLTSEKDNTDKVVRHIGEAREAGHQVLPPDVNQSDMAFGAVDGKIRFGLGAINGVGEGAIESIVEARKDGPFKGLFDFCERVDSRRVNRKVLEALVKAGAFDFEKRPRRQLFESIERAMNRGAASQKDKAAGQSSLFGMLAGPAAGNGGGMKDEFVQTDEWPEKERLAFEKDAIGFYVSGHPLHQYEKELKRYARPVTAVQRARRDEKITVGGIVAAMRERPTKTGKRMAWVTLEDLSGSIELVCFPGKEGGRSMMGKDGKWTKGGPKPGYENWETLLKGDDPILVSGSVQISQRDEESPTAELIVEDIQSLKVVREKRTKRLELRVPADLLTEERLSKLTQLGKQYAGATPVAVSVLFPGEAEALIGGTALKVQVSDELLLAVDKLFGMKVVELG comes from the coding sequence ATGTCCTTTACCCATCTCCACCTGCACACCCTGTACTCCCTCCTGGATGGCGCCATCCGGATGAAGGACCTCATCAAGACGGTGAAGGAGAAGGGGATGTCGAGCGTGGCCGTGACGGACCACGGCAACATGTTCGCCACCATCGACTTCTACAAGAAGGCGAAGGATGCCGGTATCAAGCCCATCATCGGTATGGAGGCGTACGTCGCCGGCACCAAGGGCCGGGAGGACCGCTCGGAGAAGGTCGCCCACCACCTCATCCTGGTGGCCCAGAACGCCGAGGGCTACGCGAACCTGCGCTACCTGTCGTCCACGGCGTACATGGACGGCTTCTACTACCACCCGCGCATCGACAAGAAGGTGCTGGCCCAGCACAGCAAGGGGCTCTTCGCGCTCACCGCGTGCCTGGGCGGTGAGGTGACCAGCGCCTGCTTCCGCGGGGACATGGACCACGCCCGGCGCGCGGCCACCGAGTACAAGGACATCTTCGAGCCGGGCCACTTCTTCCTCGAGGTGCAGTCCAACGGCATCCCCGAGCAGGACAAGGCCAACGAGAACCTCAAGCAGCTCAGCCGGGACCTGGACATCCCGCTGTGCGCCACCGCGGACGCGCACTACATCAAGCGCGAGGACGCGCGCGCGCACGAGTTGCTCATGTGCATCGCCAGCGGCAAGACGCTGGCGGACGGCAAGCGCCTGCGGCACTCCACGGACAAGCTCTACGTGACGAGCCCCCAGGAGATGCTGGAGTTCTTCAAGGACATCCCCGAGGCCGTTCACAACACCCAGGTCATCGCCGACCAGTGCAACCTGGAGCTCAAGCTGGGCAAGCCCATGCTGCCCACCTTCAAGGTGCCCGACAGCCACACGCCGGACAGCTACATGGCGGAGCTGGCCTTCGAGGGGCTCCACGAGCGCTTCAAGGAGCTGCACCACGCCGGGGCCAAGTTCGACCCGGACATGTACCGCGCGCGCCTCAACCTGGAGCTGGGCGTCATCCAGAAGATGGGCTTCAGCGGCTACTTCCTCATCGTCCAGGACTTCATCAACTGGGCCAAGAAGGCCAACATCCCCGTGGGGCCGGGCCGTGGCTCCGGCGCAGGCTCCCTGGTCGCGTACGCGCTGCGCATCACCGACCTGGATCCGCTGCCCTACAACCTCCTCTTCGAGCGCTTCCTCAACCCCGAGCGCGTGTCGATGCCGGACTTCGATATCGACTTCTGCCAGGACCGGCGCGACGAGGTCATCAAGTACGTCTCGCACAAGTACGGGGAGATGAACGTCGGGCAGATCATCACCTTCGGCAGCTTGAAGGCCAAGAGCGTGCTGCGCGACGTGTGCCGCGTGTTCGGCCTGCCCTTCAGCGAAGGCGACCGCATCGCCAAGCTCGTGCCCGAGGTGCTCGGCATCACCCTGAAGGACGCCATCGAGCAGGAGCCGCGCCTCAAGGAGATGATGGAGAAGCCCTCCAACGTCGGCGAGGTGGACGGCAAGCCCGTCACCACCAAGGACGTGCTGGAGATCGCCCTGGCGCTGGAGGGGCTGCACCGCCAGCCCGGCATGCACGCGGCCGGTGTCGTCATCGCCGACAAGCCGCTGTGGGAGTTCGTCCCCGTCTACCAGCCCCCGGGTGAGAAGACGCTCATCACCCAGTTCGCCAAGGACGAGGTGGAGGCCGCCGGGCTGGTGAAGTTCGACTTCCTCGGCCTCAAGACGCTCACCGTCATCCAGAACGCGCTGGACCTCATCAACCGCAACCCGCCCAACGGGAAGGTGCTCGAGCGGCAGGACATCCCCCTGCACGACGAGAAGATGTGGAAGCTGATGGCCGCGGGCGACACGGCCGGCGTGTTCCAGATGGAGTCCAGCGGCTTCACCGAAATGGTGATGAAGCTGCGGCCCTCCTGCTTCGAAGACGTCATCGCCGCGGGCGCGCTCTACCGGCCGGGTCCTCTGGACTCCGGCATGGTGGACGTCTTCATCAACCGCAAGCACGGCCGCGAGCCGGTGACGTACCCGCACCCCGCGCTGGAGCCGGTGCTCAAGGACACCTACGGCGTCATCGTCTACCAGGAACAGGTGATGCAGATCTCCCAGGTGCTGGGAGGCTACACCCTGGGCCGCGCGGACCTGCTGCGCCGCGCGATGGGCAAGAAGAAGGCCGAGGTGATGCAGGCCGAGCGCGCCGGCTTCCTCGAGGGCTGCAAGAAGAACAACGTCGACCTGAAGGTCGCCGGGGAAATCTTCGACCTGATGGAGAAGTTCGCCGAGTACGGCTTCAACAAGAGCCACTCGGCCGCCTACGGCCTCATCACCATCCACACCGCGTGGCTGAAGGCGCACTACCCGGTGGAGTTCATGGCCGCCCTTCTCACCAGTGAGAAGGACAACACCGACAAGGTGGTGCGGCACATCGGCGAGGCGCGCGAGGCGGGGCACCAGGTGCTGCCGCCCGACGTGAACCAGTCGGACATGGCCTTCGGCGCGGTGGACGGGAAGATCCGCTTCGGCCTGGGCGCCATCAACGGCGTGGGCGAGGGCGCCATCGAGTCCATCGTGGAGGCGCGCAAGGACGGCCCCTTCAAGGGCCTGTTCGACTTCTGCGAGCGCGTGGACAGCCGCCGCGTCAACCGCAAGGTGCTGGAGGCGCTGGTCAAGGCCGGGGCCTTCGACTTCGAGAAGCGTCCCCGCCGCCAGCTCTTCGAGTCCATCGAGCGGGCGATGAACCGGGGCGCCGCCAGCCAGAAGGACAAGGCCGCGGGGCAGAGCTCCCTGTTCGGGATGCTGGCGGGGCCTGCCGCAGGCAACGGCGGCGGGATGAAGGACGAGTTCGTGCAGACCGACGAGTGGCCCGAGAAGGAGCGCCTGGCGTTCGAGAAGGACGCCATCGGCTTCTACGTGTCGGGCCACCCGCTGCACCAGTACGAGAAGGAGCTGAAGCGCTACGCCCGGCCCGTGACGGCGGTGCAGCGCGCCCGGCGTGACGAGAAGATCACCGTGGGCGGCATCGTCGCGGCGATGCGCGAGCGGCCGACGAAGACGGGCAAGCGCATGGCCTGGGTGACGCTGGAGGACCTGTCGGGCTCCATCGAGCTGGTGTGCTTCCCGGGGAAGGAAGGCGGCCGCTCGATGATGGGCAAGGACGGCAAGTGGACCAAGGGCGGGCCCAAGCCCGGGTACGAGAACTGGGAGACGCTGCTCAAGGGGGATGATCCCATCCTGGTCTCGGGCTCGGTGCAGATCAGCCAGCGCGACGAGGAGTCGCCCACCGCGGAGCTCATCGTCGAGGACATCCAGAGCCTGAAGGTGGTGCGCGAGAAGCGCACGAAGCGGCTGGAACTGCGCGTGCCCGCGGACCTGCTCACCGAGGAGCGGCTGTCCAAGCTGACCCAGCTCGGCAAGCAGTACGCGGGCGCCACGCCCGTGGCGGTGAGCGTGCTGTTCCCCGGCGAGGCCGAGGCCCTCATTGGCGGCACGGCGCTCAAGGTCCAGGTGAGCGACGAGCTGCTGCTCGCCGTGGACAAGCTCTTCGGGATGAAGGTGGTGGAGCTGGGCTGA